A region of the Salvia splendens isolate huo1 chromosome 11, SspV2, whole genome shotgun sequence genome:
TCTAATTTGTCTGTATTTATTTAGCCAATGAATACTGTTAACTAATTAATCAAAGAATTTAATAGGATCATAggagttggaaaaaaaattgagacATTCAAAAGAAGCGAGACATATATAGAGAAGTGGACGGAGGAAATAGTACGACTAACGATATCGATTTAACCATACTATATATACTGGTTGAAGTAACAACTAATTtctaaacaaaaatatatatgaattaaATAGTTCTAGTCCCTATTTACGACTAAATCATAAATCTTATATTTATGTAAAGATCAAACGACTGTGAGAGATTTAGCATAGCACACTTATATCTTATATTCATACacaggggtgttcggtttgtaagattgtattccgggattaaatttgtagtgtgtttggttcatgagattcaatcagaatatctctacgaatatccccaaatctctcttatttagtttagtattgatttagcatatattACTCATATATCTCTTaggatttttattttcttactcATTAAGTTATgctagtcttataaataggagtatttgtATCCTTCTCAATCAATCAGAAATACAatcatcttattttattttttacgtTTTTATATCTATTCGGTATTGTTCTTGGCTTGATCGAtgggcaaagctcccgcgactaccTCAACTACCTTTTATCCCTCCGACAATCGCAATCGCGAcgccggaatcttgttaagggaaattatccgttaacaattggtgctttcattgttgAACTCATGTCAGATTGTCAATCATTCGGAGGGCGTACGTAACCCATGTGTTCCCTGCCGACGATAGCGGAGCCGGTACTGTCGCCGGCCGTGGAGTCACCTCCCCTGGACCCAATTAGATCGATGTTCGAACAAATGATGGCTGGTATGGCTAAGTTACAGTCGCGTATGGATGAGTATGATCGCCACCCGTCTTCGTCGCGACCACCTCCTTTGCCTGATCCGGACCCCCCATATGATCTCGTGGCACCCGATCAATTGGATGGGCAGCAGTACTCCTACAATCAGCCGCCGCACCTTCCCTACAACGAATCATACGGACAGTCGTGGTACCATCCCTATACCGACACTGATCCGTCATGTGGTAACTCGTTCAACTACGGACTTAACCCTTATCAGCAACCAGGCAATGCCGGACAGCCATACCAACAGCCCCACAACCTTCATTGGTGTCCGTCGGCGTCACCTCAACAACTACAGCTGTCTCACACCCAAAGCCCGACCTGTTGGGATCCACCACAGGCGCGACAGCCATACGGTTGGGAACCGCAAGCTCGTCCCCTCGAAACCTTTGAATGGCAGCGTCCCCAGCATCCCTGCAACCAAGATTCTGAGCCCTTCCGGCAGCTGCAGAACTCACGCCCGAGTGCACATCCCTGGCAACTTGATTGCACGGTGTTTTCTCCACCGAGTAACCACCACTCAGTAGAGCCGCTGCCCGCTGCTATCCCACAGCCACCACAACTATGTCAGCTATCCTTCCGGCCTCCAACAAGTCCCCACCATTCAGCAACAACCCCGCTGTCTTCTGCTGCAGCTGTCCCTCCACCAGTCGCTATTTCTCCCCTGTGCAGCCCCTATGTCAATGGAGCGGAAGAGGAATTGTTTGAAGATGAACCGCCCCAACCCGATTACACCCTTACGCAACCGATACTCGACTATCTGTTAGCGGCCCCCGCTATATTTGAGACACAGTTGGAAACCATGGACCGCCGCCTCGACAACCTCCAACCACTGGCGCAATCCAAGCCTGATCCCCCGTACTGCCTTCGGG
Encoded here:
- the LOC121754652 gene encoding extensin-like, translating into MAGMAKLQSRMDEYDRHPSSSRPPPLPDPDPPYDLVAPDQLDGQQYSYNQPPHLPYNESYGQSWYHPYTDTDPSCGNSFNYGLNPYQQPGNAGQPYQQPHNLHWCPSASPQQLQLSHTQSPTCWDPPQARQPYGWEPQARPLETFEWQRPQHPCNQDSEPFRQLQNSRPSAHPWQLDCTVFSPPSNHHSVEPLPAAIPQPPQLCQLSFRPPTSPHHSATTPLSSAAAVPPPVAISPLCSPYVNGAEEELFEDEPPQPDYTLTQPILDYLLAAPAIFETQLETMDRRLDNLQPLAQSKPDPPYCLRDYGLPELGPLQTATANTFGTTTLFRVFR